The Montipora foliosa isolate CH-2021 chromosome 6, ASM3666993v2, whole genome shotgun sequence genome includes the window ccaaaactaaagagccaggAAAggttttatcctcatcaggcataagaggcggtaaatttgtatccatttgcaattttaaagctcaatagcgtgcttcgtttggaaaccagagcattttgaatttctgagttatagaggtgagtgacacgaggcgacgatcaagtttattgagaaatatatatttatctcatggttttgagcctttttagaatttaaagcattaggaaaagtgcttaagtaaatagctgtctgttcagtacagatgataacccgcctagatagccaaagtaagtaacagatgttgacactattttccggccgccatattggtgcaccacagatatgcaccaacatggcgttttcatactgggctctgtaaatttctgcgaaacatttcgacgaatatctgaagtttggggaaacgcacgggcctaaaacttggagaagtgtcttcttcatttatcttctacaacatcacgaattcttgactttttccactggatggttttcgatttatttttttattgcgtgacagtgaaaacgatctatacacgcgtggacggcagattcacgcaattttgttttgaccagagttaattaccgtgagaggatattataaacgaattcgaaagttaccgttggctttaatttgagaaaaccacatttaaagcatggggaatgttttcgacgactatattgcggcaaaggccggtgtaactctacctccgaacttcactgaatatgcaatcttttaagcttgacatcttaatttgtaattgagataacctagcattttgtcgttggacggtttggcaatagatttttaaagaaaaaaaaaagagaaatacattattcctttaacgtgtttgcccatgaaggttcagtttggtgattttttcgggtaatatcttcagttgcagtgtatttctagaattgcccgcagtaaaatcatgataggtttgtctgttaattttttgatggccgagtacgaacagtaagatggactcacaaagtttcttttatttttgtgctgttggtctctctggaaacatgccattttagtttctggagtgcgagtgtTAAGGTAAATCAACTGAAAATATTACGAAGCAatcttgactccaaattgtgcaaacaaaccgtgtcatgtacagtaagtaaAGAAAGCCGTTTGATCACAGGTACCCCATGCTCGATTTGTGTGCTGCTCTTTATATgatcaccctgcgagcagagcctcctttcgtctttttctttactgaggaggaggaggagaaaagtaggctctgcccgaatcgcgtcaactctttgaagccgccgcagcccgaacttctagactagtcaatcttgttttctctcgtcaaaccggtttttccagtgcgaacgtccgttttttgacaaaaccgatggttataattgagcccgatgtaccatgaaaaaccaagatggcggcgagatctggcatagtaggcttgggttcgagactgtatcctggcaacatgcagcgcacaTTCAATactcatgcagagcctttctcgagaacgccaaaatcgagcaagcaaaagaaaggttctgctagcagggtgtatatgatgacctttgcattgttacGTGATTAGagcgatttgcatatttataaggatttgtatggggaaaataacgattgtttctgtgacctttgaaaatgtagcgatttaaataaaaatcgtcttgagtgtttttttcctcctgtgtggtctttgagccgatttacggccattcctgttagtttttgaggaacCGGTTTGCTCCCTCTATATAATAACCAAGGTTGGGTACTCTCACGAGGCAGTCGATCCGATTCGCCGAAGGAAAACGGCCGTAAATTCTCTCCAGCAGCTCCAGTCGCCTCGAAATTCCGGGTAGAGCACGGACGCTTGGTGTCGAATCTTCAGAGACGCCGAATAAAACGTCGGCAATCTATGAAAACTTTCCCGTTTTAGCCATCGAAAGAGGCTTTGTTTAAACTTCGCGTTACTCTAACGATCAAAAGTTAACTTAGCGACCCGACCAGGGTCTAAAATGGGGTGAAGTTCGGCGTCatatttttgaaaacgtttggcaaCAAATTGATAAGCAGAACTACGTGAATCATGCTTTGCTTTTTATGGTTACATTTGTAACTTAAATGATGAGAATTGCAGCTTTTTCTGAAGTCACGTGACCTATTTTCCTTAATTACGTGATTAGTAATTGTAATGGACCTGCTTACAAGGCTAATCCCTAAATAGTACCCAAATAGCAAGAGATTGATACCAAAACAAAGTAGGCGAAATTCCATTTAGTACACCCCATTTTGAAGGGAACATTTTATTCCTTGGCATCCAATTATAGGTCACGCGACCTAAATTTGAATGTTGTGAACACATACCAAGTCTCAGTAACATTGAACAACATTTTCCTTTCTGACTTTTACTTTGGAATATAACCAAGTGAACCATGCCTCAACATGCCCGAGTAGTGCATGACCTCTTTCTGTTGGAGAATTTCAGTTCAGAGAGATGCCTTTTAACACTACTCTCTAGGTATCCTTTATTTTCTAGGCGTATTTCAAAGTCTCGTGCCtttttcaaaactagaatgGGAAAAAAATTTATTCCAAGCGGTAATACTTTCCCTTTATGAACCTTGTTTTACGCCTGGTGGGCATCAGGAAATTCTGCTGTGGGACCTCTTTCTCCAGGCCAGTGTAGAgcacaaatatatatttttcaccGTAACGAATTCTCGTGTTCAATTGATTAGTCAAGACTTACATTTCTCGACGTCTTACGATGGTTTTGGCAGCGGTATGAAGACTTTCTCTTCCGATTCCTGCAACTCTTTGAGAGATTTCGGCAATGTAAGGTCATTTATCTGGAAATTGTGAGTCCGATTTACAATCACCCCAACAACAGTGTTTGGAACTAACCATCCCTCCTCCTTTTTAGAAACTAGCTCCCCGCGTTCGACCGTCCACCCcgccatgtatgccaatgtgaccagcaTCACCTGACCAATCCACGGCCACattccagctagtttacagcgtacatctttgatattggaaatccatgttatggtcaattgacacctgtcaaaacaagatatccTCTGGCCAGTATCACGTGAGCATATCTCGGCCTCAagttagagctcatcgaggtcaccttttttttaagtgtaccgctgaccaggtactggttttcgattggaacTATAGAAGAaacgaagaaaatgatttaattaagcagtaaccggaaacaccaaaacgcggacaattccaaaacgttttatttccaataaccCGGGGAGCTCCagttttaggcttggctaaatcgaTATATTAAAGTTTTCTTCTTATTTCCTTCACTATCGCTTACCTCACGCATACAGTTCCTTTCAGTAGATCGAAATAGTTTGCCTGAGTCTACGCTGGGGGCTTATGTGACAAagtctatttttagtaatagttCACAACGCTATTGGAAGCTGAGGTTTCGAGAGTTGGTCCTTCAGTCATCATTGACGATGCACCACTTTTCTTTGGAAAACTAATTAGTTAGATATTCTATATTCGACATTTTGATTTCAAAGGAGTTAATAACGGTAAAATTTTCACCCCCCACTCCCCCTGTAAGCGTTGGCTCTTTTAGGGCGCAAGTGAAGGGGAAATGGGGGTGGGGGTTAGTGTGCAattaaaggggggggggggaggaggggcgGTTCTTGAGACCTTGGAATAAAACAATGTCATCAAGCGAACATCGAAAAACTGAACTATTCTGTGGCAGCATCCCAACGACTTCTTATGAAGATCGCAGCTCAACTGAATCCCTGAATTGTGTGACAGCTGCAGCTAATGTCGTTTCCCAAACGGCAAGACTATATAATTATTACAGGCAGGAActcatgacccggagcctacaactctactgtgttcgtgtaacggcgttttcacagaccgatttatatTTCGATTGAATtttccgcgaatgagactcccacaggagcccgatgaccaattacaagatattaagctgacgtcatatggtcaccgaaccggaactgcctttgttttttgacctaattcgcgggaaggactagtctaaaaataaacctacttgtaaaaacgccgtttcacagacgctgtatggaagttgcacgttccagatgggctcctgttacAGGTCATTTTGAAGGTTCGCCATGATTAAGGCGCTTTTGCATAAACACAAAATTTGCTCTCTGAATGCAGAAGCACATGatcttgaagcgtgtaacttgcaactcttttccttgcaACAACGCTGGggattttatgcccaaatatggacaaaaatatgaTCGACGCtacacgcgcgggaaaatgcacgagctacgccttccaaataaggaaatttaaaaGACCCCATGACCAGTTCTGAACTAGCGTTAAATGCTTCAAGGTCTTGAGCTTCTGGTAAATGTGGGAAATGGAGGTCTGAAGGTAAACGACGATGACGAAGAATGAACGGAATTTTTCCTCGCAGCTTCATTAAATTTTCGTTTCAAGCCAGTAACGTGAAAGGTAACGTCGTGTAAACTTGATCAGACACTACTGAcgtcttattttttttttcctttcagccATTTCGAGTAAACTTGTACCCCTGACCTACGATGAAAAGTTCGCTTATGGTTGTTTGCATGAGATCCCAATTCCTAATACTACATTGGATACAACAGTCAAACCGCAGCAAGAAAGAGCGGTCCTCATGGAGATATTTAACCAAACAAGGGGCCATAGTTGGTACAACTCGTCGAACTGGGGAAACCACTCAGTGTCTCATTGCCTCTGGTATGGCGTAACATGCGACAACACAAGCCGCTACCTCATAAGCCTCTTcttaacaaacaacaacttggtTGGTACCCTTCCAAGAAGCCTGTGGATGTTGCGAAATTTGCAGGGCTTGTGTATTGGAAGTAATGACGGATTGGAAGGTGATATAGGCGAGATCCTTTCTGCCAACATGACTACTGTATTACGAGTCGATCTTGCCTTTAACAAGCTTTCGGGCCAGATTCCTGGTAAAATTCTCGTGCAGATGAATTCTCTGGTGAAAATTCAACTGTGCTGCCAAATGGAGGGTAAACTTTCTGGGAAAATTCCCGAGGATATTGGAAACTTGTCGGAACTGCAAGTGCTCAGTCTCGGTGAAAATACCTTGCACGGCAAAATTCCAAAAAGCATTGGTAAATTGAAAAAACTCCAATTTTTGGATCTTGAAGGTACTATAAATTTGCAAGGAGGCTTCGAGAATCTGTTCAACTTGTCATCTCTGCGTTATATGCATCTTTCACTCGCTGGATTAAGTGGAACGCTGCCAGATAAATTTGGATTATATTTTCCTGCGATGATCGAGTGTCTCTTGTCTGAAAATTTTTTCTGGGGAGACATTCCCTCAACGATCGACAACATGGCAAACTTGCGGTATTTAAATTTGGCAAATAACCGCTTTACGGGACTAATCCCAAAAGGCATTGGTTCGATTCCCATGTTGCAGATTGTGGACCTTCGCGAAAATCGTTTGACCTCACTGGAGAAAGGACTTCAATTCAAATCCCAGTCGTTGGAGGTAATGGTTCTGGCAGGAAATAAAGAGTTGACCATGAGGTTCGACGACTTTTTGGCGTCCATAAGACCGATCAATCAATCATTACGTATTCTAAACATAAGCTTATGCCATTTCTTTGGTACTATTCCCTCAAAGCTGTGGGACTTCCAAAGCTTCATCTCTGTGGATTTGAGCGGCAACAATATTTCCGGAGAGCTTCCACCACCGCCTAGTAACATGCTGTTTCTTCTCAGTCTTGTTGTTTCAGCAAACAACCTTTCTGGACAAATTCCTCAGCAGTTTGGGAAACTACTTGCGTTGGAAACTCTTGACGTTTCAAAAAATCCCCACATGCAGAAAAAGAATGAAAGTGGAGCATTACCCATTTACATAACGTTAGATTTGAGAACTTTAAAGCGCAGAAATCCTTCGGATAGATTTAGATGCCCGAACGCTCGACTTAGCTACAACAATGGCTTAGTGATCTTGGATCCTAGCTACTATCATTACCGTCTTTGCATTTGCGATATCGGTTTCTACGGATCAGGCAACACCTGTTTGCCTTGTATGGAAGGTGCGGTGTGTAAACACGAAATGCTCCATTTCCAGAATATGGTCATAAaagctggatattggccttcaTCGCGTGATAACAACGTGACTCACATGATCAGGTGCTCACAGGTCATGGGTACTAGTTCTCAAGTAATTACGTCATGTAACCCACATGGAATCTGCTACTGTGGCATTAAATGGGAAGAGGACGGAAATAAGTCCTTGTCGAGGCTAACTACAGTTTGCAAGGACTCGTGCATCTGTATGAAAGGAAGCAAAGACCGATTTTGTTCAAAGTGTGAAAGAGGCTTCTACAAACAGGGAATACTCTGTTTCGCCTGTCCCAAATCAAAGACCAGCGTTTACATTTTGGCGGCGCTTGCTGTGCTGACTATGGCGTTGCTAACTCTGGCCTTCTCTGTCTTTTACGAGAACAAGCGTTTTCTTTCAGTCTTATTCGTGTTTATGCAAGTCATTCTCCTTGCAGTTTTAGCCATGCTTCGAATAATTCCAGGTTGGCTACTTGAACTCAATGTTGTGGCCCTGCTTATTGGCCTGGCTGGAAGGGGTAAGGCTGCTAGCGGAATTTTCAAGATCGgtgttttttattttcagaCTTTAGACGCTTTGATTTCCAGCAGCGATATATGGCCAGAAGAAGTTCTTGAGGCTCAACGCTTCGTTAGCAACGTGCTAAACTTTCGGTTCTCTGGCTTGGCTTGCGTTTTTCCGAGTTTGTTCACGCCACTCGGTGGCCTGATAGCTCTAATTCTTCTGCCTGTCATCTGTATTGCGTCCATTTCTCTTTATTATGCTTTAGCGAATGCTATTCTCAGATTTCGTGGCTTACTTGACAGACGATTCCTTTTGCGTAATAACTGTCTCCACCTTTCTATCGTGTCCCTGAACCTAACCTATTTTCCCATTGTCAAGAAAACTGCTTCTGTCCTGGCTTCATGCGGTGACGACAGTGGTTACCGCTACTTTTTGGAGGCGCCTTGGCTGCAGTGCAATGGTCCTACTTACGCCTTGTTACTGGCATTCGGTTGGCTTGCTCTTGTTATTTATGTTTTTGGGGTACCGTTTGCAGTTTTCCTACCACTGCTCCAGAAGTACGTTGGCAAAAGAGACCAACTTGACCCGAATGAACAAGAGACTTTGGACAGCTGGCTTGGCTCTATCTATCTGCCGTATAAAAAGGAGTACCGTTCCTATTTCGAGATCCTTTTTCTCCTTCGTCGTATGCTAATCGCATTCTCACTATCGTTTATCCCGCGGGTACTGTCATTTCAGACCATTGCCGTTTGCCTTGTCCTTATAGCGTCCCTTTGCTTCCAGCTTCTCTTCAGGCCCTTCCAGGACTCCTACCAAAAAATATCATTAGAAAACACAGCGGAGACCTTGGTTCTTCTCACCCTTCATTTCTCCTTTATGAACATTAGATATGCACTTTTGAATCCAATCAGGTCCTCATCCATCATTTGGATGCTTGTGGTTGTCAACAGCATTGTCTTATGCGGCCTCGTCGTTTGCATAATTCTGCTACTTGGAAGGGTTCCTGTTGTACCAGCCAACCCGCACAATCCTGAAGAAGTACGGGACCAGCCATCAATTAGCCGAGAGGATCCGGACACTATGTCGTCACCACTGATTGACAATGGAAACGACAATGATAAATACGGTACATTTGAAGAAGACGCTTAAGTAAACTTATGGGGGAACCTTTCAGACAACGTATGTCGCTTGAATTTTTAAACAATGAGCATTAGCATTGCTACACCTAATAAACTCTGAATTACCCGCTATTTATAACTGGCTATGCTCAAATAAGCTAACTTTAAATTTAAGTAAGACAAAATATATAGTATTCCAACCACGGCAAAaacttaattataatttatacaCCCCTCTTAAATTAGCGGATCAGTATCTTGAGCAGCCTCACAGTGCTAACTACTTAGGATTAATTATTGATTGTTCCCTATCATGGCACCATCATATCGATTATATTAGTAGTAAAATTAGTAAAAGCataaatattattgcaaaattaaaacgtCATGTACCCAAAAAATCTTTAACAAGTATCTACTATGCACTTATATATCCTTATTTAACTTATGGCTGCGTATTATGGGGTAATAACTACGAAGCTGCCATATCTCAAGTGGTAAAGCTGCAAAACAAAGCTTTAAGAATCATCAATGAGGTACCACTTCGTGAGCATATTACTCCCCATTATGTTAATCTTGGCCTAATTAAATTTCCTGATATTGTGAAGTTAAACACTTGCCAACTATTTTATGATCTTATCGTAGATAATAAACCATCAAATCTTACTCTATCTTTTGtatctgagcaacataattataCTACTCGAAGCACATCCTTACAGTATCTAAATCCCAGTTCTTTTAGATCAAATATAAGGAAATTCTGGCCAACAATTATTGGATGTTATTATTGGAATAATATTCCTCTATTCATTCGTAGTATGTCAAATAAACATCTATTTAAAAGATATCTTTTTCAGaattattttgctcagtactaaCTACTGCACTTACTGTTTAGTATCCCTTAACTATGTGTTCCTCCTTTCCTTTTGCTTATTGTAATTATCttttatcttaaaataaaatgcaacTTAATTTAAAGGGCATCTAACTAGTTTACCTATATCGTTGCCCTTCCCCATTTACTTCATGTAGTGAGCTTTTTAGACCTTGTAATTCTCTTAATAAATGgggaaataaatgaaatgaaatgaatgaaatgaacacAATTAGGAGCAAGATAATGGGACACATAAATCGGATCGCAGCTCGTTCCTTACCATACTTGCATCTCTGGAGGAGAGGGCAGGGAGAACCTCGGTTAAAACAATCCAAGTCTATGAAGCAAAATCAAAACACCGTTCCCTATTGGTCTACTAGTTTGCAGAGAGGTAATTTTCAGCAAAAGAGCTCTTAGTTCAACTTGCTTTGTCTTGATAAGTGTACTTGACGATAAAGGATTACATCTAACTCATTCCACGGCTTGTTCTGGCTTTATAATCGTTTTAAAGTTCCTTAACATAGTTTTCAAGCAACAACGAAGACGACGGCTCTGAAAACGTCAACTAAAAATATAGCCCCGACAGTCGTGTCTTGATCATTTCGAGTCGTTGCGGGTAAAAATTGCAACTGTACCAGCAACTGATTCAGGAATCAAATTGATGCAAACGACCGTAACGTTTCCGAGGAGAGTTGACCATTTATCGTAGGGTGCTCGCGTCCTCCACGTAACCTCATATTTAGCCTTTTCACGTCTTTCTCAGGAAAGGATCGAAAAGGGGGGTCATCAATGCCGGCAAAGAAGGCATTCATGACCCCCAAAGGGAAATTGCTTTGAGTCATCTTTTTTCTTCGCGTTCATGAAAAATCTGCAGAGGAGTATATGTTGAGGTCTACAGCTGGAATTTCCTCTACTCAAATAGTTCAAGGAGGCTCGAagcagtttcaacgcttccaagtgacgctccgattagaaggatcggcaccacaacgttgtatcatgtattggcaatattgtggtaccaaatgaaacacgaatttttgctgaacaagatacagtcattattgtgacgtaatatgtcaccgtggaaacgggcaagccctgtaaaaacaccctttgttttgtctttagttgcttatatctcaaaaacgaactcggtgacacccattttttatttcatttttttttatttcagaagggcatgatgaaactttctgcaaagttttaaaaaattctgtccagTGGATTCAGAGGCAtctcaattttgtgattttgttaAGGTAGCTGTGAATCCTctggacagaatttttttaaactttgccgaaagtttcatcgtggctttctaatcacttttcagcaatgaaaaagtttgtttttgagatatgagcaactaaatccaaaattttttctaggctttcctgttgccaatgtaacttattacatcacgaTAATGATCACATCGTgcttggaaataatcggtgtttcatatggtaccataacctTGCTACAGTAACGTGATgcagtgttgtagcgttattcgaTCTGAACAGAGAaaatgttgaaaccctttcgagccttcctaaagtgccactacgatgaaaattttgcacgtccttttttctttagattttgaaaatagacgtactaaataggtatcatgccaatttttatctcaaaattcccacggaaagtatgattattgtaacgtagtttttcgtttttcgctgtccgccatactcgaacggcaaatgaccgtgagcGAGGAGaagggttgggtctagctggatcgcctggggtctgacgtcatatgagcaacgctcaaaataaacgcggctaatttcccatgccgtctatgagatgtgtgagatcgccgagttgctttttgctgatattatatacattactccctgatcgacttgttcgctttgtcGAACGCccataacctgcgatcaggcgttttttttttttttatcaagggCGGACAAGGGATAATAGGGAGAGGGCATGATCTCAGGCTAAACGCCCACGAAGcgatgcgcgtatgacgtcacgagccaagtcttgcgtgaagaccgcttacaaaataatcgcaggcttctccaatgccgtccgagtaatggcggacagatttttagcggtttttgggtggctatttcccgacttatctcgcttctatagttccaaatttaaatgcattttattattttgaacatattgacttaattgacgttgaaaaattcgaaaagaaaacccaaatttttcgtcgtagtggcactttagtCTGGTAGAAATGGTTAATTCGTAATTTAATTGACCAGGTGAATGACAGTGAAACGAAAATGGGCACATGGGAAGTTCTCGTTGTCCTTAACATTCTGAAGTATAATAGGCTATCTTAGTCACGTGACACGTCACGTGACCATTTGTTGAAAAATAGCACGCTTTTGAAGAACAGGTGGCGGTTTAAGCATTCAATATCAAATAAAAACGCTTTGCCAATGCAAATGAACTATTTACAACTTTCAGGTTTGGAATGACTGTCCACGATTCTTAAGAAAATTTTTAAGAGGGCAAAGGTCACCTTTGAGTCCAAAATACGGACTTTGATAATTTATAATTCCAATTTTAAAACTCGAGGAAGATCATTCCAAGTGTAGAAAGTTAGATATGTTAGATGTCTATCAAAAACGCTAATTTATCTGTAGCAATGAACTTCGCCGCCGATTCGCTGATTTACGATATTGTGAAATTTTGATCACGTGACTCGTCAGGTGATCAATATTATATGTTAAGGCAGAAGAGGACAACATTATTTATCTTCAAAGTAGGTTTCACCTTGTTCCAGGATATCTAGTGAGAGATATAGCCGATCAAACATATTTTCCGGACGTCTTTTACACCTAGGCCTTAAACAACTTGAGTAGCTCTCGTACCTCTCCTATTGAGAGCCAAAATCTTTTCCAAGCATTGATGTCACatccgggttttttttttggtagttaGTTTCAGGCCTTTGAGCTTCAATAAACTCTTGAATTGTTGACACTTCTTTACTACTGTTTGTGTTTCCAAAGTTTTCTTTATCGATCGTGAAGTATGTTATTAACTTAATTCGGGATAATAAAGATCGCTTTCGCTATGAAAGTCTTCTGATCCATTGTCTGAATCTATAATTGCGTGTCAGTTATTATAACATTTGCATTTTAAGGTTTTATagtgaaacaaaacaataaagatTCTAAAGATTGAAATCCTGATTCAAAGATGTCGTTCAATCAGGTTTAGTAGTAGCCGTTGAGCGACTGAGCTCTCCGGATCACAAGTCGACATGGATATGGATATGGATATGTATATGGATGTTCTGCGCAAGCACCGCGTGTTACCGTTTGTGCGCGCGCGTTTCCTCGAGATTCCGAATCACCAATGATCCCCGAATTATTTCGACTTAAGCTTGTTGCAAAGAGCCCCAATGTAAAGATGTCCAGGTATAAACGAGCGTAATTCTCGACTCCTTTTACAGCAAAATGTatgaaatgggtttatcaactgtgTCGATATTTAAAAGGAATTCTATGGGTCTTAATGATGTGCATCCGACCAGTCTGAATTGACCGGTGAACTAGAAATGGCTGAAGCTATCAGACAGGAAGTTAAAGGATTGTGTCAGAGAAATGCTATCGTTGCTCACATCCTCAGCTGGAAGACGACAAGGCAGCAGAGTACAAAACTGACTACAAACGTCTCTTGACCAGTGAGACAAAAGAACGTCCCACCTCACGCGTCTCATTACAAGCCACAAAACTGGGTTCAAGAGCGGTATCACGCGCAACGAGTGAGTCCTCGAGAGGATTCGATCCCATACTCGCGGGATATCAGCGCAAGAGAGGATGTCCAGAGCACCCACACCCGGTGAGCTCGTCATCAAAAGGTCCTTCCTCCCGATGGATTTGAACAGCACATCCTCAGAGAACAGTGACAGAGTGAACATGAAGAAATGGGAAGATCTGTCCGATGACTCTGAGGATGAAA containing:
- the LOC138006770 gene encoding putative leucine-rich repeat-containing protein DDB_G0281931 isoform X1, with the translated sequence MGSHFSISRILLVLMFTVLLLNTFSARGYSTFPRRFSKTSSKVHRHQTLAAFRDGQERSKNWAISSKLVPLTYDEKFAYGCLHEIPIPNTTLDTTVKPQQERAVLMEIFNQTRGHSWYNSSNWGNHSVSHCLWYGVTCDNTSRYLISLFLTNNNLVGTLPRSLWMLRNLQGLCIGSNDGLEGDIGEILSANMTTVLRVDLAFNKLSGQIPGKILVQMNSLVKIQLCCQMEGKLSGKIPEDIGNLSELQVLSLGENTLHGKIPKSIGKLKKLQFLDLEGTINLQGGFENLFNLSSLRYMHLSLAGLSGTLPDKFGLYFPAMIECLLSENFFWGDIPSTIDNMANLRYLNLANNRFTGLIPKGIGSIPMLQIVDLRENRLTSLEKGLQFKSQSLEVMVLAGNKELTMRFDDFLASIRPINQSLRILNISLCHFFGTIPSKLWDFQSFISVDLSGNNISGELPPPPSNMLFLLSLVVSANNLSGQIPQQFGKLLALETLDVSKNPHMQKKNESGALPIYITLDLRTLKRRNPSDRFRCPNARLSYNNGLVILDPSYYHYRLCICDIGFYGSGNTCLPCMEGAVCKHEMLHFQNMVIKAGYWPSSRDNNVTHMIRCSQVMGTSSQVITSCNPHGICYCGIKWEEDGNKSLSRLTTVCKDSCICMKGSKDRFCSKCERGFYKQGILCFACPKSKTSVYILAALAVLTMALLTLAFSVFYENKRFLSVLFVFMQVILLAVLAMLRIIPGWLLELNVVALLIGLAGRGKAASGIFKIGVFYFQTLDALISSSDIWPEEVLEAQRFVSNVLNFRFSGLACVFPSLFTPLGGLIALILLPVICIASISLYYALANAILRFRGLLDRRFLLRNNCLHLSIVSLNLTYFPIVKKTASVLASCGDDSGYRYFLEAPWLQCNGPTYALLLAFGWLALVIYVFGVPFAVFLPLLQKYVGKRDQLDPNEQETLDSWLGSIYLPYKKEYRSYFEILFLLRRMLIAFSLSFIPRVLSFQTIAVCLVLIASLCFQLLFRPFQDSYQKISLENTAETLVLLTLHFSFMNIRYALLNPIRSSSIIWMLVVVNSIVLCGLVVCIILLLGRVPVVPANPHNPEEVRDQPSISREDPDTMSSPLIDNGNDNDKYGTFEEDA
- the LOC138006770 gene encoding putative leucine-rich repeat-containing protein DDB_G0281931 isoform X2, which translates into the protein MEIFNQTRGHSWYNSSNWGNHSVSHCLWYGVTCDNTSRYLISLFLTNNNLVGTLPRSLWMLRNLQGLCIGSNDGLEGDIGEILSANMTTVLRVDLAFNKLSGQIPGKILVQMNSLVKIQLCCQMEGKLSGKIPEDIGNLSELQVLSLGENTLHGKIPKSIGKLKKLQFLDLEGTINLQGGFENLFNLSSLRYMHLSLAGLSGTLPDKFGLYFPAMIECLLSENFFWGDIPSTIDNMANLRYLNLANNRFTGLIPKGIGSIPMLQIVDLRENRLTSLEKGLQFKSQSLEVMVLAGNKELTMRFDDFLASIRPINQSLRILNISLCHFFGTIPSKLWDFQSFISVDLSGNNISGELPPPPSNMLFLLSLVVSANNLSGQIPQQFGKLLALETLDVSKNPHMQKKNESGALPIYITLDLRTLKRRNPSDRFRCPNARLSYNNGLVILDPSYYHYRLCICDIGFYGSGNTCLPCMEGAVCKHEMLHFQNMVIKAGYWPSSRDNNVTHMIRCSQVMGTSSQVITSCNPHGICYCGIKWEEDGNKSLSRLTTVCKDSCICMKGSKDRFCSKCERGFYKQGILCFACPKSKTSVYILAALAVLTMALLTLAFSVFYENKRFLSVLFVFMQVILLAVLAMLRIIPGWLLELNVVALLIGLAGRGKAASGIFKIGVFYFQTLDALISSSDIWPEEVLEAQRFVSNVLNFRFSGLACVFPSLFTPLGGLIALILLPVICIASISLYYALANAILRFRGLLDRRFLLRNNCLHLSIVSLNLTYFPIVKKTASVLASCGDDSGYRYFLEAPWLQCNGPTYALLLAFGWLALVIYVFGVPFAVFLPLLQKYVGKRDQLDPNEQETLDSWLGSIYLPYKKEYRSYFEILFLLRRMLIAFSLSFIPRVLSFQTIAVCLVLIASLCFQLLFRPFQDSYQKISLENTAETLVLLTLHFSFMNIRYALLNPIRSSSIIWMLVVVNSIVLCGLVVCIILLLGRVPVVPANPHNPEEVRDQPSISREDPDTMSSPLIDNGNDNDKYGTFEEDA